Genomic window (Spiroplasma sabaudiense Ar-1343):
TGTCTTCACAATCAACAATAGTTTTTTGAAGTTGCTTAACAGTATCGCTAGCTTTTAAATTTGGATAACTCTCAAGAGCAACATTGACTTTACCTAGTGTTGAATTAATTTTGCTATCATATTCTGCAAAATCTTGGGGAGCAATTTTTCCTGATGTTCTTAATTTTGTAACTTCCATCAATGTTTTATTTTCATAGTTCATATAGCTTTTTGTTGAATCAACTAATTTCATTAAAGTGTCAGCTCTTCTTCTCAATTGAACATCAATATCCGAAGTTGTCTCTTCAATTTTTTGCTCTTGACGCTTAAAATTGTTTTTTGTTCCAATGTAAAGTCATAAAGTAATTGTCAAAGTCAAGACAAATGAGATGTAAACAATAAATTTACCAAATCCATTTGCTTTTACTAAAACTGTTTCGTTTTTTAATTTAGGTTCGTACGCCATTTTTTAATCCTCTATTCTAAATAATGATATCATTTTTAAATTTATAATTTTTTTAATTGAAATAATAATTTATCCTAAATCTTTTTTCATTATTTCACCAATTTCAAAAACATTATCAATTTGGTGATTTCCGTGTTTTAAAACGTTTGGCTTAGCGGTTTTCATAACAAAAGAGTTTGGGGTTAGGTCCAACATTTCAATATCATTTTCTCCGTCTCCGGATGTAATAATATCGCCAACTTCAATACTATGTTTTTTCATAATAAATTTAATTCCAAAAGCCTTTGAGACTTCTTTGTTTACAATTTCCAAAACATTTGTATGAGTTTTTATCGCTTTTAATCTATCTGATATTTTATTAGCTTTTTCTTGAACCAAACTTAAACTTTTTTCTTCTCCATAAAAATATATTATATTTATATTTCCTGAATTTAAAATA
Coding sequences:
- a CDS encoding LemA family protein; translated protein: MAYEPKLKNETVLVKANGFGKFIVYISFVLTLTITLWLYIGTKNNFKRQEQKIEETTSDIDVQLRRRADTLMKLVDSTKSYMNYENKTLMEVTKLRTSGKIAPQDFAEYDSKINSTLGKVNVALESYPNLKASDTVKQLQKTIVDCEDNIAAARRFYNSEIRKFNSYIQTWPAIVAASNAKLETKMFFEATPEAREDVKIDLGF